Proteins from a genomic interval of Micromonospora sp. NBC_00389:
- the scpB gene encoding SMC-Scp complex subunit ScpB, with amino-acid sequence MSDEERQDSLADQAAAWVPPWERPRPPAPTSPEADEDPAAELPPETSVTTPTPAAEDRGGQPPLQGPEFSKISAESDEFGVADEPAEPIERDEAAERDASSEPDATETSAVAGADEAKPRQPDEAGEGEAGAAVGESGAGDVPHRLAAGRRRAPVVPEPAPELSDAELRGALEAILLVVDEPVSELILAQVLEQPAERVGPMLDEIAAGYTAAGHGFELRRAAGGWRLYTRPEYATYVERFVLDGQSVRLTQAALETLAVVAYKQPVTRSRISAIRGVNCDGVIRTLVTRGLVEECGAEPDSGAFLYRTTTLFLEKLGLNTVDELPPLAPFLPDDVEELADATR; translated from the coding sequence ATGAGTGACGAGGAACGCCAGGACTCCCTGGCCGACCAGGCCGCCGCCTGGGTCCCCCCGTGGGAGCGCCCCCGCCCGCCCGCTCCCACCTCTCCGGAAGCCGACGAAGACCCCGCGGCCGAACTGCCGCCGGAGACGTCTGTCACGACCCCAACGCCCGCTGCGGAAGATCGTGGAGGGCAGCCACCCCTCCAGGGGCCGGAATTTTCCAAGATCTCTGCCGAGTCCGACGAGTTTGGCGTGGCAGATGAGCCCGCCGAGCCCATTGAGCGCGACGAGGCGGCTGAGCGCGATGCGTCCAGTGAGCCCGATGCGACAGAGACCAGTGCGGTGGCCGGCGCCGATGAGGCCAAGCCCCGTCAGCCCGATGAGGCTGGAGAGGGCGAAGCGGGCGCGGCCGTGGGGGAGAGCGGCGCTGGGGACGTACCCCATCGGCTGGCGGCGGGGCGGCGGCGGGCGCCGGTCGTGCCGGAGCCCGCGCCGGAGCTGTCCGACGCCGAGCTGCGCGGCGCGCTGGAGGCGATCCTGCTGGTGGTCGACGAGCCGGTCAGCGAGTTGATCCTGGCCCAGGTGCTGGAGCAGCCGGCTGAGCGGGTCGGGCCGATGCTCGACGAGATCGCCGCCGGCTACACCGCCGCCGGGCACGGGTTCGAGCTGCGTAGGGCGGCTGGCGGATGGCGGCTGTACACCCGGCCGGAATACGCGACCTATGTCGAACGGTTCGTGTTGGACGGGCAGTCCGTACGGCTGACCCAGGCGGCGCTGGAGACGCTCGCCGTGGTCGCCTACAAGCAGCCGGTGACCCGTTCGCGGATCTCGGCCATCCGGGGTGTGAACTGCGATGGGGTCATCCGTACGCTGGTAACTCGCGGCCTTGTCGAGGAGTGCGGCGCCGAACCGGACAGCGGGGCGTTCCTCTACCGGACCACCACGCTGTTCCTGGAAAAGCTCGGGCTGAACACCGTCGACGAGCTGCCGCCACTCGCACCCTTCCTGCCCGACGACGTAGAAGAGCTTGCTGATGCGACCCGATAA
- a CDS encoding CTP synthase, with product MAPSARTTRHIFVTGGVASSLGKGLTASSLGNLLTARGLRVVMQKLDPYLNVDPGTMNPFQHGEVFVTEDGAETDLDVGHYERFLDRALSGKANVTTGQIYSDVIAKERRGEYLGDTVQVIPHITNEIKSRIVAMADPDDDGHLPDVVITEVGGTVGDIESLPFLEAIRQVRHDLGRDNCFYLHVSLVPYLAPSGELKTKPTQHSVAQLRNIGIQPDAIVLRCDREIPQKLKEKLSLYCDVDAEAVVAAPDAPSIYDIPKVLHREGLDAYVVRRLGLSFRDVDWASWDDLLERVHRPRHTVTVAVVGKYVDLPDAYLSVSEAIRAAGFGHRARVQLRWVPSDECVTPAGAAAALAGVDGILIPGGFGVRGIEGKIGTARYARENGIPLLGLCLGLQCMTIDVARHLAGLDGANSLEFDEQAKHPVIATMADQEDIVAGKGDLGGTMRLGAYPATLTEGSIVAEAYGSTDISERHRHRYEVNNAYRDALTKAGLHISGTSPDGRLVEFIELDRGLHPFFVATQAHPELKSRPTRPHPLFASFVKAAVAYSQADQLPVDLDAATEAPTARKAARNGAATKATSAS from the coding sequence TTGGCCCCATCAGCACGGACGACCAGGCACATTTTCGTCACCGGGGGCGTCGCCTCCTCGCTGGGTAAGGGCCTCACCGCCTCCAGCCTCGGCAACCTGTTGACCGCGCGCGGGCTGCGCGTGGTGATGCAGAAACTCGACCCCTACCTCAACGTCGACCCCGGAACGATGAACCCGTTCCAGCACGGCGAGGTCTTCGTCACCGAGGACGGCGCCGAGACCGACCTCGACGTCGGGCACTACGAGCGGTTCCTGGACCGGGCGTTGTCCGGTAAGGCGAACGTCACCACCGGCCAGATCTACTCCGACGTGATCGCCAAGGAGCGGCGCGGCGAGTACCTGGGTGACACCGTCCAGGTCATCCCGCACATCACCAACGAGATCAAGTCGCGGATCGTGGCGATGGCCGACCCGGACGACGACGGTCACCTGCCCGACGTGGTGATCACCGAGGTCGGCGGCACGGTCGGCGACATCGAGTCGCTGCCGTTCCTGGAGGCGATCCGTCAGGTCCGCCACGACCTGGGCCGGGACAACTGCTTCTACCTGCACGTTTCGCTGGTGCCGTACCTGGCGCCGTCGGGTGAGCTGAAGACCAAGCCGACCCAGCACTCGGTGGCGCAGTTGCGCAACATCGGTATCCAGCCGGACGCCATCGTGCTGCGCTGCGACCGGGAGATCCCGCAGAAGCTCAAGGAGAAGCTGTCGCTCTACTGCGACGTCGACGCCGAGGCGGTCGTCGCGGCGCCGGACGCGCCGAGCATCTACGACATCCCGAAGGTGCTGCACCGTGAGGGGCTGGACGCGTACGTGGTGCGCCGGCTCGGGCTCTCCTTCCGGGACGTGGACTGGGCCAGCTGGGACGACCTGCTGGAGCGGGTGCACCGGCCCCGGCACACGGTCACGGTCGCGGTGGTCGGCAAGTACGTCGACCTGCCCGACGCGTACCTGTCGGTGAGTGAGGCGATCCGGGCGGCCGGCTTCGGCCACCGGGCCCGGGTGCAGCTGCGCTGGGTGCCCAGCGACGAGTGCGTCACCCCGGCCGGCGCCGCGGCGGCCCTGGCCGGCGTGGACGGCATCCTCATCCCCGGCGGCTTCGGGGTACGCGGCATCGAGGGCAAGATCGGCACCGCCCGGTACGCCCGGGAGAACGGCATCCCGCTGCTCGGCCTCTGTCTCGGCCTGCAATGCATGACCATCGACGTGGCCCGCCACCTGGCCGGCCTGGACGGCGCCAACTCCCTGGAGTTCGACGAGCAGGCCAAGCATCCGGTCATCGCCACGATGGCCGACCAGGAGGACATCGTCGCCGGCAAGGGCGACCTGGGCGGCACCATGCGGCTCGGGGCGTACCCCGCGACGCTGACCGAGGGCTCGATCGTCGCCGAGGCGTACGGCAGCACTGACATCAGCGAGCGGCACCGGCACCGCTACGAGGTGAACAACGCCTACCGCGACGCGCTGACCAAGGCCGGCCTGCACATCTCCGGCACCTCGCCGGACGGTCGGCTGGTCGAGTTCATCGAGCTGGACCGGGGTCTGCACCCGTTCTTCGTGGCCACCCAGGCGCACCCGGAGCTGAAGAGCCGCCCCACCCGCCCGCACCCGCTGTTCGCCTCGTTCGTCAAGGCCGCCGTGGCGTACTCGCAGGCCGACCAGTTGCCGGTCGACCTGGACGCGGCCACGGAGGCCCCGACGGCGCGTAAGGCCGCCCGCAACGGCGCCGCGACGAAGGCAACGTCCGCGTCGTGA
- the ald gene encoding alanine dehydrogenase — translation MKVGIPREVKNHEYRVAITPAGVNEFTRSGHQVFVESGAGVGSSITDEEFAAAGAKILATADEVWETAELVLKVKEPIAEEYHRMREGQVLFTYLHLAASKVCTDALVDRKVTAIAYETVELPDRSLPLLAPMSEVAGRLAPQVGAFYMMRTGGGRGVLPGGVSGVYAAKTVVIGAGVSGMNAAAIALGLQSEVLLLDKNVARLRQADAIYRGHLQTVASNAYEIERAVLDADLVIGAVLVPGAKAPTLISNELVSRMKQGSVLVDIAIDQGGCFEDSRPTTHADPVYKVHESIFYCVANMPGAVPNTSTYALTNVTLPYALELANQGWREALRRDPALALGLNTHDGQVTYGPVAEAHGMSVLPLADALA, via the coding sequence GTGAAGGTCGGAATCCCTCGCGAGGTCAAGAACCACGAGTACCGCGTGGCGATCACGCCGGCGGGCGTCAACGAGTTCACCCGCAGCGGTCACCAGGTCTTCGTCGAGTCCGGCGCCGGGGTCGGCTCCAGCATCACCGATGAGGAGTTCGCCGCGGCGGGCGCCAAGATCCTGGCCACCGCCGACGAGGTGTGGGAGACCGCCGAGCTGGTGCTCAAGGTCAAGGAGCCGATCGCCGAGGAGTACCACCGGATGCGCGAGGGGCAGGTGCTCTTCACCTACCTGCACCTGGCCGCCTCCAAGGTCTGCACCGACGCGCTGGTCGACCGGAAGGTCACCGCCATCGCGTACGAGACCGTCGAGCTGCCCGACCGGTCGCTGCCGCTGCTCGCCCCGATGTCCGAGGTGGCCGGCCGGCTCGCCCCGCAGGTGGGCGCCTTCTACATGATGCGTACCGGCGGTGGACGCGGCGTGCTGCCCGGCGGCGTCTCGGGCGTGTACGCGGCCAAGACCGTGGTCATCGGCGCCGGTGTCTCCGGCATGAACGCCGCTGCCATCGCGCTGGGCCTCCAGTCCGAGGTGCTGCTGCTGGACAAGAACGTCGCCCGGCTGCGCCAGGCCGACGCCATCTACCGCGGCCACCTGCAGACCGTCGCGTCCAACGCGTACGAGATCGAGCGGGCCGTGCTCGACGCCGACCTGGTCATCGGCGCCGTGCTGGTGCCCGGTGCCAAGGCGCCGACCCTGATCTCCAACGAGTTGGTCTCCCGGATGAAGCAGGGCAGCGTTCTCGTCGACATCGCCATCGACCAGGGCGGCTGCTTCGAGGACTCGCGCCCGACCACGCACGCCGACCCGGTCTACAAAGTGCACGAGTCGATCTTCTACTGCGTGGCGAACATGCCCGGCGCGGTGCCGAACACCAGCACCTACGCGCTGACCAACGTCACCCTGCCGTACGCCTTGGAGCTGGCCAACCAGGGCTGGCGCGAGGCGCTGCGCCGCGACCCGGCGCTGGCGCTGGGCCTGAACACCCACGACGGCCAGGTCACCTACGGCCCGGTCGCCGAGGCGCACGGCATGAGCGTGCTCCCGCTGGCCGACGCGCTGGCCTGA
- a CDS encoding segregation and condensation protein A, giving the protein MTAPPLDPPAGPPEATAPTVAAELAAEVDGVLPAGDAPEVSGFTVRLANFTGPFDLLLQLIGKHKLDVTEVALHKVTDEFIAYIRAMGDKWDLDEASEFLLIAATLLDLKAARLLPAAEVEDEADLALLEARDLLFARLLQYKAYKEAAAHIAELEAVGGRRYPRAVSLEPRYAEALPDLVLGIGPQRLLKLAVKAMTPKPVPEVSIAHVHMVRVSVREHAAILAARLRRAGTATFSLLCADCEATLEVVARFLALLELYREGLVEFVQEQALEELTVRWTGPADGDTELHVDEYAGTPAEQESTAAQVVPIDPEPDGVLTGVEPEAVLTEQEPTDALVGEVGGPDGTETTEGERDE; this is encoded by the coding sequence GTGACCGCGCCACCCCTCGACCCGCCGGCCGGGCCGCCCGAGGCCACCGCCCCGACGGTCGCCGCCGAGCTGGCCGCCGAGGTCGACGGTGTGCTGCCCGCCGGAGACGCCCCCGAGGTCAGCGGCTTCACCGTCCGGCTGGCCAACTTCACCGGCCCGTTCGACCTGCTGCTGCAACTGATCGGCAAGCACAAACTCGACGTCACCGAGGTGGCCCTGCACAAGGTCACCGACGAGTTCATCGCCTACATCCGAGCCATGGGCGACAAATGGGACCTGGACGAGGCCAGCGAGTTCCTGCTGATCGCCGCCACCCTGCTCGACCTGAAGGCCGCGCGGCTGCTGCCCGCAGCCGAGGTGGAGGACGAGGCGGACCTCGCCCTGCTGGAGGCGCGGGACCTGCTCTTCGCCCGGCTGTTGCAGTACAAGGCGTACAAGGAGGCGGCGGCGCACATCGCCGAGCTGGAGGCGGTCGGCGGTCGGCGGTACCCACGGGCGGTCAGCCTGGAGCCCCGGTACGCCGAGGCGCTGCCCGACCTGGTGCTCGGCATCGGCCCACAGCGACTGCTGAAGCTGGCCGTGAAGGCGATGACCCCGAAGCCGGTGCCGGAGGTCTCCATCGCCCACGTGCACATGGTCCGGGTCAGCGTCCGGGAGCATGCGGCGATCCTCGCCGCCCGGCTGCGCCGGGCCGGCACGGCGACCTTCTCGCTGCTCTGCGCCGACTGCGAGGCCACGCTGGAGGTGGTGGCCCGCTTCCTCGCGCTGCTGGAGCTCTACCGGGAGGGCCTGGTGGAGTTCGTGCAGGAGCAGGCCCTGGAGGAGCTGACCGTACGCTGGACCGGCCCGGCTGACGGCGACACCGAACTGCACGTCGACGAGTACGCCGGCACCCCGGCCGAGCAGGAGTCAACCGCCGCGCAGGTGGTGCCCATCGACCCGGAGCCGGATGGCGTGCTGACGGGGGTGGAGCCGGAGGCCGTGCTGACGGAGCAGGAGCCGACCGACGCGTTGGTGGGCGAGGTCGGGGGACCGGACGGGACGGAAACGACGGAGGGTGAGCGGGATGAGTGA
- the cmk gene encoding (d)CMP kinase, with protein sequence MEENVRAGRCVVAVDGPSGSGKSTVSRRLAVSIGARYLDTGAMYRAITWAVLRSGVDLTDAASVAKVAGEVDLRVGTDPQGYGVTVDGVGVDAEIRGAEVTGAVSAVAAVPAVRELLVGRQREMIGNAGRIVVEGRDIGSVVAPDADLKVFLTASEAARAARRSAEDAADVAATAADLARRDRLDSTRKVNPLAQAPDAVVLDTTELGIDEVVAQLRDLLTERSVA encoded by the coding sequence GTGGAGGAAAACGTACGGGCCGGGCGATGTGTGGTCGCCGTGGACGGGCCGTCCGGTTCGGGTAAGTCCACCGTCTCGCGGCGGCTCGCCGTCAGCATCGGTGCGCGCTACCTGGACACCGGGGCGATGTACCGGGCGATCACGTGGGCCGTGCTGCGCTCCGGCGTCGACCTCACCGACGCCGCGTCGGTGGCGAAGGTCGCCGGCGAGGTGGATCTGCGCGTCGGCACCGACCCGCAGGGGTACGGCGTGACCGTCGACGGGGTGGGCGTGGACGCGGAGATCCGCGGTGCCGAGGTGACCGGGGCGGTCTCCGCCGTCGCCGCGGTGCCGGCGGTCCGCGAGCTGCTGGTCGGCCGGCAGCGCGAGATGATCGGCAACGCCGGCCGGATCGTGGTCGAGGGCCGTGACATCGGTTCGGTGGTGGCGCCGGACGCCGACCTGAAGGTCTTCCTGACCGCCTCCGAGGCGGCCCGGGCGGCCCGGCGCAGCGCCGAGGACGCCGCCGACGTGGCGGCCACCGCCGCGGACCTGGCCCGCCGGGACCGGCTCGACTCGACCCGCAAGGTCAACCCGCTGGCCCAGGCCCCGGACGCCGTGGTGCTGGACACCACCGAGTTGGGCATCGACGAGGTCGTGGCCCAGCTGCGGGACCTGCTCA
- a CDS encoding pseudouridine synthase has product MRPDNRSPKPDAPVYEGAERLQKVLAAAGVGSRRACEDLIFRRRVTVDGRVAKLGDKVDPATAVIHVDGERLQVDTRLVYVAMNKPRGVVTTMADDKGRNELAEFIGNRVEQRVYHVGRLDADSEGLLLLTNDGTLAHKLMHPSYEVLKTYLAEVVGPIPRNLSKRLLAGVELEDGPVKVDSFKVIDTLGKTAQVELSLHEGRKHIVRRLLAEVGHPVTRLVRTSIGPIRLGDLRTGRIRRLTNAEVAALFNAVGD; this is encoded by the coding sequence ATGCGACCCGATAACCGTTCCCCCAAACCCGACGCCCCCGTCTACGAGGGTGCCGAGCGCCTGCAGAAGGTGCTCGCCGCCGCCGGCGTGGGTTCCCGGCGTGCCTGCGAGGACCTGATCTTCCGCCGCCGGGTCACCGTGGACGGGCGGGTGGCCAAGCTCGGCGACAAGGTCGACCCGGCCACCGCGGTGATCCACGTGGACGGCGAGCGCCTCCAGGTCGACACTCGCCTGGTCTACGTGGCGATGAACAAGCCGCGCGGGGTGGTTACCACCATGGCGGACGATAAGGGACGCAACGAGCTGGCCGAGTTCATTGGCAACCGGGTGGAGCAGCGGGTCTACCACGTCGGGCGGCTCGACGCGGACAGCGAGGGCCTGCTGCTGCTCACCAACGACGGCACCCTCGCGCACAAGCTCATGCACCCCTCGTACGAGGTGCTGAAGACCTACCTCGCCGAGGTGGTCGGGCCGATCCCGCGCAACCTGAGCAAGCGGCTGCTGGCCGGCGTCGAGCTGGAGGACGGGCCGGTCAAGGTCGACTCGTTCAAGGTGATCGACACCCTGGGCAAGACCGCCCAGGTGGAGCTGAGCCTGCACGAGGGGCGCAAACACATCGTCCGGCGGTTGCTGGCCGAGGTCGGACACCCGGTCACGCGGCTGGTACGTACCTCGATCGGGCCCATCCGGCTGGGTGACCTGCGGACCGGGCGGATCCGGCGGTTGACCAACGCCGAGGTCGCCGCCCTGTTCAACGCGGTGGGTGACTGA
- a CDS encoding ParA family protein, with product MAGNGDRAETWTSELREQQATLGADLGPADPAAYTMRKPIPEPMPTDRHGPARIIAMANQKGGVGKTTTTINLGAALAEYGRKVLLVDFDPQGALSVGLGVNPHNLDLSIYNLLMQDDILAEDVVIKTDVAGLHLLPANIDLSAAEIQLVNEVAREMALARVLRTVRKEYDYILIDCQPSLGLLAINALTVAHGVLIPLECEFFSLRGVALLLDTIDKVRERLNFDLELEGILATMYDSRTTHCRQVLQRVVEAFGDKVYQTVITKTVKFPESTVAGAPITTLDPASSGARNYRQLAREVIAAQSER from the coding sequence ATGGCTGGCAACGGTGACCGTGCCGAGACCTGGACGTCGGAGCTCCGCGAGCAGCAGGCCACGCTCGGTGCGGACCTGGGTCCGGCGGATCCGGCGGCCTACACAATGCGCAAGCCCATCCCCGAGCCGATGCCCACCGATCGGCACGGCCCGGCGCGCATCATCGCGATGGCCAACCAGAAGGGCGGCGTCGGCAAGACCACCACCACCATCAACCTGGGCGCGGCGCTGGCCGAGTACGGCCGCAAGGTGCTGCTGGTCGACTTCGACCCGCAGGGCGCGCTCTCGGTGGGGCTGGGGGTCAACCCGCACAACCTCGACCTGTCCATCTACAACCTGCTCATGCAGGACGACATCCTCGCCGAGGACGTCGTGATCAAGACCGACGTGGCGGGCCTGCACCTGCTGCCGGCCAACATCGACCTCTCCGCCGCCGAGATCCAGCTCGTCAACGAGGTGGCCCGGGAGATGGCCCTGGCCCGGGTGCTGCGCACGGTCCGCAAGGAGTACGACTACATCCTGATCGACTGCCAGCCCTCGCTCGGCCTGCTGGCGATCAACGCGTTGACCGTCGCGCACGGGGTGCTCATCCCGCTCGAATGCGAGTTCTTCAGCCTGCGCGGTGTGGCGCTGCTGCTGGACACCATCGACAAGGTGCGCGAGCGGCTCAACTTCGACCTGGAGCTCGAGGGCATCCTCGCCACCATGTACGACAGCCGCACCACGCACTGCCGGCAGGTGCTCCAGCGGGTCGTGGAGGCGTTCGGCGACAAGGTCTACCAGACGGTCATCACCAAGACGGTGAAGTTCCCCGAGTCCACCGTGGCCGGTGCTCCGATCACCACCCTGGACCCGGCGTCCTCCGGGGCGCGCAACTACCGTCAGCTGGCCCGTGAGGTGATCGCCGCCCAGTCGGAGCGGTAG
- a CDS encoding TM2 domain-containing protein, with product MTTPQYQPGYAPGYSDKSKVVAGILGILLGTFGAGRFYTGHTKIAVLQLVVSLVTCGVGALWGVIDGILILVNGGTDAQGRPLRD from the coding sequence ATGACCACTCCTCAATACCAGCCGGGGTACGCCCCCGGTTACTCCGACAAGAGCAAGGTCGTCGCGGGCATCCTCGGCATCCTGCTCGGCACCTTCGGCGCCGGTCGGTTCTACACCGGACACACCAAGATCGCTGTGCTGCAGCTCGTGGTGAGCCTCGTGACCTGTGGCGTCGGGGCGCTCTGGGGCGTCATCGACGGCATCCTCATCCTGGTGAACGGCGGCACGGACGCGCAGGGCCGGCCGCTGCGCGACTGA
- a CDS encoding NUDIX hydrolase, whose translation MSAVEHRYEVRSSEERYRGRIFTVVSEEVTMPGGGTARRDLVRHVGAVAVVALDDAGQVVLIRQYRHPVGRHLWELPAGLMDVSGEELPAAALRELAEEADLTAGRIDALVDLHSSPGFTNELVRVYLARELADVPADERHERSDEEADLQIVRIDLDEAVGMVLAGEITNASAVAGLLATARARDTGWSALRRADTPLPR comes from the coding sequence GTGAGCGCTGTCGAGCACCGCTACGAGGTGCGCTCCAGCGAGGAGCGTTACCGGGGCCGGATCTTCACCGTGGTCAGCGAGGAGGTGACCATGCCGGGCGGCGGGACCGCGCGGCGGGACCTCGTGCGGCACGTCGGGGCGGTGGCCGTGGTGGCGCTCGACGACGCCGGCCAGGTGGTGCTGATCCGGCAGTACCGGCACCCGGTCGGGCGGCACCTGTGGGAGCTTCCGGCCGGGCTGATGGACGTCTCCGGCGAGGAGTTGCCGGCCGCCGCGTTGCGGGAGCTGGCCGAGGAGGCCGACCTCACCGCCGGCCGCATCGACGCGCTGGTCGACCTGCACAGCTCACCCGGGTTCACCAACGAGCTGGTCCGGGTCTACCTGGCCCGGGAGTTGGCCGACGTGCCGGCCGATGAGCGCCACGAGCGCAGCGACGAGGAGGCCGACCTCCAGATCGTCCGGATCGACCTGGACGAGGCGGTCGGCATGGTCCTGGCCGGCGAGATCACCAACGCCTCCGCGGTGGCCGGGCTGCTGGCCACGGCCCGGGCCCGGGACACCGGCTGGTCGGCGCTGCGCCGCGCGGACACGCCGTTGCCGCGCTGA
- a CDS encoding site-specific tyrosine recombinase XerD, whose product MAAPAGAGEQPAPALRRAVRGYLDHLTVERGLSANTLASYRRDLDRYLATLVDAGVADLASVGAGVVESHLARLRAGDDAHPPLAVSSAARAASAVRGLHRFALREGLAGADPSRDVRPPTPPRRLPRALPVDDVVRLLETAGPVTATGDGAPLALRDRALLEFLYGTGARISEAVGAAVDDLDTDEGTALLRGKGGRMRLVPIGGYAVEAVRAYLVRARPGLAAAGRGTPAVFLNARGGALTRQGAWAILRRAAGRAGLPVDGPAAVSPHTLRHSYATHLLDGGADVRVVQELLGHASVTTTQVYTLVTVERLREVYATAHPRALG is encoded by the coding sequence ATTGCGGCCCCGGCCGGCGCGGGCGAGCAGCCCGCGCCGGCCCTGCGCCGTGCCGTGCGCGGCTACCTCGACCACCTCACCGTCGAGCGTGGACTGTCCGCGAACACCCTGGCCTCGTACCGCCGGGATCTGGACCGTTACCTCGCGACCCTGGTCGATGCCGGCGTCGCCGACCTCGCGTCGGTCGGCGCCGGCGTCGTCGAATCGCATCTGGCCCGGCTGCGCGCCGGCGACGACGCGCACCCCCCGCTGGCGGTCTCCTCCGCCGCCCGCGCGGCCAGCGCGGTGCGCGGCCTGCACCGCTTCGCCCTGCGGGAGGGCCTGGCCGGCGCCGACCCCAGCCGCGACGTCCGCCCGCCCACCCCGCCGCGCCGGCTGCCCCGCGCGTTGCCGGTCGACGACGTGGTCCGGCTGCTGGAGACCGCCGGCCCGGTCACCGCGACCGGTGACGGTGCGCCGCTCGCGCTCCGCGACCGGGCGCTGCTGGAGTTCCTGTACGGCACCGGCGCGCGGATCTCCGAGGCGGTCGGCGCCGCCGTGGACGACCTCGACACCGACGAGGGCACCGCGCTGCTGCGCGGCAAGGGCGGCCGGATGCGGCTGGTGCCGATCGGCGGGTACGCCGTCGAGGCGGTGCGCGCCTACCTGGTCCGGGCCCGGCCCGGGCTGGCCGCCGCCGGCCGGGGCACCCCGGCGGTCTTCCTCAACGCGCGCGGCGGAGCGCTGACCCGGCAGGGCGCCTGGGCCATCCTGCGCCGCGCCGCCGGCCGGGCCGGGCTACCGGTCGACGGGCCCGCCGCGGTCTCCCCGCACACCCTGCGCCACTCCTACGCCACCCACCTGCTCGACGGCGGCGCCGACGTACGGGTGGTCCAGGAGTTGCTCGGTCACGCGTCGGTGACCACCACCCAGGTCTACACCTTGGTCACTGTGGAGCGGCTGCGCGAGGTGTACGCCACCGCCCACCCGCGCGCCCTCGGCTGA